One Pieris napi chromosome W, ilPieNapi1.2, whole genome shotgun sequence DNA segment encodes these proteins:
- the LOC125062006 gene encoding uncharacterized protein LOC125062006 produces MMLEIYYQNVQGLRTKTASFLKYLSTSNYKIIALTETWLKSGISNMELFDNRYTVYRRDRSSSTNTKSDGGGVILGVSKEISSFRVEAWESDVEDLWVTLQININKIIKKLSICVVYLPPPVKIGTLTHFLDSVDRALNLSDDVIILGDFNLGFINWRSLNNEVFMTPYNYNNTLGFAFIDFMSMNSLKQFNSIGNSDDRFLDLVLSNMSSINVSAPSDSLSKIYANPPSLLLTIEYSKISFLRTRGNTKLNFYKADYVSIIGDLKTIDWNDSLRAHDDVNDMVSEFYKILNTTISKFVPKTTIKKSKYPVWFSSSLIKLLAEKEKTRKRYRKRCHKLYDDCYTKYKLNIELNIIDVKLQVPKERRLKWDKKANKLIFVGYAEKTKGYRVYDPVTNIVTISRDVVVMESPNQNMVEIPLECKHPVQVTEQENDYEEIESSSFKDDCGDETYIPESEVSVSTSSDKTFDTVSDPGVEPIEPEQLPKRTRVRPDRYGYNNFCMVECEDSSQGEITLGEALNGPESQFWRASMKEELKSFRENEAWEVVDRPKQATVGEQSVKTKEGNLWVETIS; encoded by the exons atgatgcttgaaatttattatcaaaacgTACAAGGGTTGAGAACTAAAACGGCAAGCTTTCTCAAGTATTTGTCAACTTCTAATTATAAGATCATCGCTCTTACTGAAACTTGGCTGAAATCTGGTATTTCTAACATGGAATTATTTGACAATAGATACACTGTTTATCGTAGAGATCGTTCAAGTTCTACCAATACCAAATCGGATGGTGGAGGTGTCATATTGGGAGTCTCCAAAGAAATTTCTTCTTTCAGAGTTGAGGCATGGGAATCGGATGTGGAGGACTTATGGGTCaccttacaaataaatattaataaaataataaagaaacttTCGATATGTGTAGTATACCTGCCTCCCCCTGTAAAGATTGGgactttgacacattttttagACAGCGTTGACAGAGCTTTAAACTTAAGCGATGACGTCATTATTCTAGGTGACTTCAATCTAGGGTTCATTAATTGGAGATCGCTAAATAATGAAGTTTTTATGACAccttataattataacaatacacTTGGCTTTgcctttattgattttatgtcTATGAATAGCCTAAAGCAATTTAATAGTATAGGTAATAGCGATGATCGTTTCTTAGATTTAGTATTAAGTAATATGTCTAGTATTAATGTATCAGCCCCCTCCGACTcgttaagtaaaatatacgCGAATCCTCCTAGTTTATTGTTAACTATtgaatattctaaaatatcttttttgcgAACGAGAGGTAacactaaactaaatttttataaagctgACTATGTGTCTATAATAGGGGATCTAAAAACCATTGATTGGAATGATAGCCTACGCGCTCATGATGATGTTAATGATATGGTATCTGAGTTCTACAAAATTCTTAACACCACTATAAGCAAATTTGTTCCTAAAACGACCATCAAGAAATCTAAGTATCCGGTGTGGTTCAGTTCttccttaataaaattacttgctgaaaaagaaaaaacacgtAAGAGGTATC GAAAACGTTGTCACAAACTTTATGATGATTGCTACACTAAATATAAGCTAAATATTGAG CTTAACATCATTGATGTTAAGCTTCAAGTTCCCAAGGAAAGACGTTTGAAATGGGATAAAAAGGCCAACAAGCTGATTTTTGTAGGTTATGcagaaaaaactaaaggatATAGAGTATATGATCCTGTAACTAACATTGTCACAATCAGCAGAGATGTAGTTGTCATGGAAAGTCCAAACCAGAATATGGTAGAAATACCATTGGAATGTAAGCATCCAGTGCAAGTAACTGAGCAAGAGAATGATTATGAAGAAATTGAGAGCTCTTCCTTTAAAGACGATTGTGGGGATGAGACTTATATCCCAGAATCTGAAGTTTCAGTGAGTACTTCCAGTGATAAGACATTTGACACAGTCTCAGACCCAGGTGTTGAACCAATTGAGCCAGAGCAATTACCCAAACGCACTAGAGTGAGACCAGATAGGTATGGTTACAATAACTTCTGTATGGTGGAGTGTGAAGACAGTAGTCAAGGAGAGATAACACTCGGAGAGGCATTAAATGGTCCAGAAAGTCAATTCTGGCGAGCCAGTATGAAAGAAGAACTAAAATCATTCAGAGAAAATGAAGCTTGGGAAGTGGTGGACAGGCCAAAACAAGCTACAGTG GGAGAACAAAGTGTTAAAACTAAAGAGGGCAATCTATGGGTTGAAACAATCAGCTAG